CCTTGAGCTTCTGATAGTGTCGCAACACCTCGGTCAGGGCAGAAAAGCGCTCCGAGGGGGCAGGCTGTTTCGCTTCGACCACATCGGCAAGACGTTCGGCGGCCTCATCCCCTTTTTTCAGCAGCAGAGTGTTGGCGGTCAGAGTGGTGCTCAGCAACATGACACTGCCGGCAATAAGGCCGAGACAGCCGACGATACTGACTGTTTTCAGGGTGCGGTGTATGATTCCCGATTTTTTGGTGCGGCTGACATCCTGGGCATTGGGAAAGACGACGGACTGAAAGAAGTTTTTGACAAAGAAGCTGGTGGGTTCTGGAAGTTCCGTGGCTTCTCTGTCTTCGATAAAGCCGAAAGCCTGGCGCATTTTTCCCAGGATTTTTTGAATGGGTGTTCCCTCCTGGGTGGCACTCGTCAGGTAGATGCCGCAGAAGTTGGGCGTATCCTGGTAGGGATTTTCCTTGGTCAGGCGGGTGATGAAATCGACCAGCCGGTTTTGGGCGGCCTCGAATTGACCGGGAAAATCGAAGAGCTCGTTTTTGGCTTGAATTTTCCGTACGAGAGACAGCTTGTACAGGCGCATTTCGGTCAAGCGGCGGTGCAATTCCCCCATTTTGGTGCGGAAGAGGTCGCCAATGTTCTGGGGTGCCTCGTGGCCCAGCCAGCAGCCCCAGACCTGGTCCCGCTCTTTGTCATCGAGATCGGCGAAATAGGAGGTGAAGCCATGCAGGAGGTCGCATTTGGTAAATACGACATAAATGGGAAAAACGCAGCCAAGGCGGGAGGTCAGTTCATCAATGCGATCCCGGATGATTTTGACATGCCGCTCGATTTCCTGGTCGTCGGCAGTGAGCAAATCGGCCAGACTGATTGCCACAATGGCGCCGTTAAGCGGTTGGCGGCGACGGTGCTTGCGCAGCAGCGCCAAAAAAGCCAGCCATTCCGGGCGATCGTCCTGCTCGGTGGTGTAGCGTCCCGCCGTATCCAGCAGGACGGCTTCGTTGGAAAACCACCAGTCGCAGTTGCGTGTGCCCCCGAAACCGCGAATATCGATATCGTTGTCGTGAGCATAAGGGAAGTGGAGCCCCGAGTTACGAAGCAGCGAGGTTTTACCAGCGGCTGCCGGGCCGATGATCATAAACCAGGGCAGAGCGTACAGCGCGGCGTTGCCCCGGTGTTGTGAACCCAGTTCTGACGATTTGAGAGAGGCGATGGCCTGGTTCATCTTGCCGCGCAGCTCTTCTATCTCGGCCTGTCGGGACTGGTCCTGTTCAATGTGCGCATCGAGGTCTTTGCGAAACAGGTTGGAGCGATTCTTCACGACCATGCGACGGATCAGCCAGACGCCGACGAAAAAGACCAGAACACCAATGATCAGGTAGGCTCGGAGGGTCGTCTCCGTCAGGCCGACATAGGGGCCGGCCCACCATATCAGTGAGAGAATCAGCATGAGACCCAGGATGCGGGAGCCGAGGCGGCCGAAAAGATACGCCTGAATGATGAGCAATATGTTTTGCATGGAATTGTCCTGAAAGGTTGATGAAGGGGCTAATAGAGGGCGGAAGAGCGTTTAAAAACGGTTTTCTGCTGTTGTTGGATATGGTCGACGCTGGCCTGGGCCATGTTGCCGGATACCAGGGAGTAGCCGATGTAAGTAAAAAAAATGACGGAAATGGTCACTACAGCGATAACCCAGTAAGGAACCTGTCTTCGCATCCTGTTGATCAGGGCATGTCCGGGAAGGCCGACCGGAGCCAGCTGGCGTGGCGGCTGACCCCGGTACCCATCGATCTGGCTGCGCAGGTCCACCTGCAGGGCCATCAGCTTCTCAAGGCCTTTGACTTTATAGGCGCCTTCGAAACCAAGCTGCAGACAGTAGTAATAAAGTTCCAGCAGATGAAGATTTTCCTCCCCGCCCTGACGCAGGTTGGTCAGGCGTGTAAAGAACCCTTCGCCTGCCGTATGTTCCCCGAAAAAATCGAGCTGAAGAGGTTTGGCCATCCACTGCAGGCGGCCCGGCCAGGTTGAACTCAGGACCATTTCATCGATGAAGGCGGCCATGGCGTAGCGGGCATCTTTCTGCTCCACCATGCCGATCTGCAGATCAAAGGTCTTTTTCTCCATGGCGGCAAACTCCGCCAGAATGCGTTCACGAAAGCTGTCATCCAGAGTGGCGGCTTTCTGGTCATTTTTCAGGGGCGCCACCAGGGAAAACAAGACCTCACAGCATTGAAGAAGAGGGTTGTGGGGGGCGGTTCGGGATTGCGTTTGCATGTCAGTTATTCCTCAACCGTTACGAGTTTGACATCTGCCGTGCTGAACAGGTGGGGCAGATAGATCGCCAGGGTGCCCTCGGTTTTAATCTGGGCCCAAAAGTCACCCCGGGCTTCGAGTCGAAAATATTCATAGCCGCTGCGGGTGGATAGCTTTGCCGGCGGTCGCTGGGTGTGAATGAGTCGTACCCCGGGCAGGGCCGTGGCCACCACGGTTTCGATGACGCTGCGAGGCGTCACCTTGACCTGGCGGGCGAAGTCGGTAATCCAATTGGGGTCATCCGACTCGTAGAGCGCCTCCAGAAAGAAGGTGTGCTGACTGAAGACCGCTTCGGGAATTTCATGGCAGCACAGAAGGCTGCTGCTTTCCCTTTCAAGGTCGAGCGACGACGGTTTGCTGGTGCTTTTGATCTCCAGCAGACTCGTGAGCATACCCTCAAGTCGTTGGAATATTAGAGTCAGTTCTTCCTGGTTGTAAGGCGGGATGAAGTCGATGGTCAGTTCGCTGTGGTGGGTGCAAAACGCCCCGAGGCTCTGGCACAGAAGCCGGTACAGCTGTTCTGGGTGCAGGTCGGGGTTTTGGTGCAGATGTCGCAGCTGCGGGATCGCCATGTTGAGGTTGCGCAGCAGATTGTCGCTGCCGGGGTCGGCTTTGGCGAATTGGGCCGAGCCGCCGTCGCAGCCCGCCCGGGTCTGCTCAATCTGTTTCCGTTTGGCGTTCAGGGAGTCAACCATGCGGCCAAGGCGCTGCAGCAGTACCGGCGAGGCGGCTATCCGGCAGACGGGAGGAATGAACCCTTCCGTCAGTCGGTAGTGATGGTCGCCGTCGTGGATGACTTCGGCGATTTTAAGGCGCAGAAAGGGCTGCGTGGCCTGTTCGCCGGATAGCAGATGCAGATTGGGTTTGGCCAGCAGGATCTCCCGCTTGCGGCTGGCATCGAAACTGTCCTCCAGGTCGCGATAGTTCGCCAGCCAGCCACTGGCCTGGTTGCGTTGTGGGTAGCCGGAGATTCCGGCGACGTGCTGGTTGGAGGGAACCGCCAGATAAATGGCCAGAGGTTCGCCGGCCGGCGCTTTCAGCTCACAGGAGAGCGGCTCATCCACCGAAGAGTGATATTCGGCCAGCCGTCCATCCTGAAAAAGTATTCTGGCCTCAAGCAGTTGAAAACGCCCCAGGCTCAATGCTTCCTGGTCGATCGCCAGGGAGATGACCCCCCAACAGAAGGGGTTCAAAAGGGACTGCAGCATATGTTGTGCCCGTTCCCGCTGGCTATCCCATGCCTGAAAGTGCTGTTGGCTCAAAAAGAGGCCTTCGGCCCAAACGACTTTATTCATACAGCGCTTCCATGGCCGGCCCGGCTTTGTCTTTTGAAATCATCTTCCGTTGCATGGGTGCCCTCAGTTCACAAGGCGAAGACTGTTGTCTTGCAGCAAGGCTTCAAGATTGGTGGAAAGATCGATCCATAGAAAAGAACGGTCGGCCCGTTTGATGACCCGCCAGTTATTGTCCGCCTGATTGTGAAAGGCGGCCATGACGCCGACGAATTGGGCTTGGTCATGGCGTTCAATTTCCAGTTTCTGTTGGGAGGCCGGATCCAGGGTCAGAATTTCTTTACGCAGCAGTTGGTTGCCCAAAACAGAAGTTTCCGATTTCCACAACTCGTCAAACGTGGCGCTTTCAAATGCTTTGTTATCGCGAAGCTGGTAGATCCGTACCACGACCGGCAACGCCTCTTTGTGCTCGTTCATGTTGAGGGTGGCCGTGGAGGACAGGCTGACTTTCACCTTGGGGGCGGAACAGCCGCCCAGCAAGCAGGCGGTCAGTACAGCGAGAAGAAAGACGATCATGGAATGATTTTTGTTCATGGCGGCTCCTTGAAGGCTGATAGCTATTGGACCGGAAGGGGGGTGGCGAGTCGATTCCGGTACGCGATGTATTCTTTAACGAAACCACTGACGATCAGTTCCTGGTGGCGAAGATAGTCGTTTTCGCGGTAGTTGCGGTGCAGGCGGCTGTAGCTCAACCAGGCGAAGGGACGCCAGCCGAAGAGGCTGAAGGTACGGGAACGGATGCTGGCGGGAGACAGCTTCTCAAGCGATTCCTTGGCTACGCCGTCGAGGGCCCCATGCAGCGCCAGTTGATGGGCAATCAGGTCGTGCAGGACCCCTGAGAGGTTCTTTTGCCCTTCCTCCTTGTCGTTCAGCCAGCCCAGCAGCACCTGCTCAAATTCAGTTTGCCCAAGAGAAGCGGCCTCATGGCTGAAGACTCGGCTGTGAGGCAACCCGAATTCGACTGAGAAGCGCCGCTGTCCTTCGATTAATCTGGCCAGTCCGCCACAGACCGCCAGAAGAGCGCTTTCAGCCGATGACTTCACCTCGACGGGCCGATTTAAGGTTTTATGGCGACCAGAAATGGCACAGTTCAACATGGCAGTTCGTCCTTAATGTTGGCCGAGTAGTTTGCCTCGGCCACTGCTGGTTTGCGGTGTTGTCTCTTGATATTAAAAAGGTTAAATTTTAGCGCTTTTTTATAGTGCCATGGGGCTTTGGCTAAAAGACATGTGATTACAGGTAATTGTTGCAGATTAAAAATTAGAGAAAGCTTAAATACATTCTTTCGAATATTGTGTCAAGCATATAAAATAAGAATTGATTAATTTAATAGAATGAATTATAAGACGCCTTTAAATTTTCTTGCCCTGCCAAGGCCCGGCTTTAGCCGCTCCAGGGAGGCAGGAAGGGGGAGTTCATGGAGGCGATGGCACACCAGTCGCGATTGCAGGTCCGGGTTGGCTCGAAGATGTTCCCGGTGGTGGCGCTGGTCGGAAAAGAGACGTTCAGCGAACCTTTCGTATTTCGCCTGACCGTTGTGTTTGCGGAAGACGAGCGTCTGGCATCCCTGTTGGGTGATTCGGCAGAGCTGATGATGAAATCGACAGACGGGCTCGAGCGCCGCGTCAATGGGGTGGTCAGCGCCGCCAAACAGACAGCGGCTTCAGAAGACGGGCAGAGTATAGGTGAATTGACGCTTGCGTCCCGATTGGCGAGTCTGCAACGGCGTACCGATTGCCGCTTGATTGTGGGCCTCACCCTGCCGGAGATTGTCGAGCAGACCCTGTGCCGACATGGAATCCCTCAAAGCAGTCTCCATACCCATTGGAGTCGAAACTATCACGTCCGTTCCGCCACCTTGCAGGCGCAAGAGAGTGATTTCGACTTTTTAAGCCGCCTTTGCAGTCAGCAGGGGATCTTTTTCTGGAGTGAGTCCGTCGAAGGCGATGAGCTGATTCACCTGGCAGACCATGACCAGGATTTTACCTTCCTTTCCCGTCCCCCCCTGCGTTACCGGCAGGCGCCGACCCCGGTGACTGATGGTCTCGCGGCGGCCAGCGATGCCATTGTCTCCTTGAGTCTCAGCGCCAGTCTGACGCCGGAGCGTTTTATCGTTCATGATGTCTGCGAGAATCAGCCGGGTGAGTCCCTGGAAGGGCAGAGCCTGGCGCAAGCGGCCGAGCGAACGGGCCAAAAAACAGTGGATGTCCGTTTCGGGGTTGGAGCCCTTCATGTGGAGGAGGCGGAGCATGCAGCGCTGGTGCGGTCTCAGCAAGCGGTTCGGCAGGCGATGGAGCTGCGATTAAGCAGTCATGCCGCCGATCTGCAAATCGGTTGTCTGGTGCATATCGAGGCCGATGAATGCGGGGCTGGTATCAGCGGCGACTACCTCATCACCGCTATCGAACATCAGGCCAGTCAGGCCGCCGGACTGGGGCTTGGCGGTGAAAACGACTGCCCCTACACCAACACCGTAACACTTATTCCGCGGGGAACCCCTTGGCGACGCACCTGGCTCAGCCACCCTCATCTCCCCATGACCTTCTCCGCCCGCATCGAAAGCAGGCAGGAAACACCCCTGATCGATGAATCCGGACGCTATCGTTATCGCCAGGTGGCCAGCGGCGAAGTAGGATCCCCTGGTGAAAACTCCGCCTTTGTGCGGCGCCTGCAGCCCTATGTCAGCGGAGGAAGAAATGAGACAGCCGGCTGGCACACGCCTCTGCATGATCAGGCTGAAGTGTTGGTGAGTTGCCTCAACAACGATCCAGACCGCCCCATGATTGTGGGTAGCTTGCCCAATCCGGACACCCCCTCCGTTGTCAACGGCGAAGAGCCATGGCTCAATCGACTGCTGACTGCCGCAGACAACGAACTCTGCTTCAGTGATCGCCGTGACGCCAGTGCCATTACCCTGCGCACCTTCGCGGGACAAAATATGCTCCATCTCGATGCCGCTCTGGCCGAACACCGCCTCCGCCTGGCCAGTGAACAAGGGTTGGTTACGTTCTATGCCAAGAAAACCCAACATATCCACAGTGGGGACACTTTCACAGAGAAGGTCGGCCAGGACCGCGTGCAGACCGCAAAAAACAGTCATGCGACCAGAACGAAAAACGGCAAGATTCATTATCAGTCGGCCCGGGATGCCCACTTGCAGGCAGCCGCTGGCATCCAGTTGCAGGCAGGCAGCCATATAGAAGCCCGCTGCCGGGAAGATCTGGGTCTCGACATTGAGCAAAGCACTCGCATAAACGTCCAGCACGGCAACGCCGTCATCCGCGTGAATAGCGGCACTCTCACCGTACAGGCCGGTCAGGCTATCGACATCAAAGGCAACGGCGGCGGCCTCATCACCATCGGCCAGAACGGCGGCGGCATTGAAATGGCCCCCAACGGCGATGTCACCCTGTTTGGCAAGGCCATCAGCTTTAAAACCGGCGGTCGGGTCAGCCTGAATGGTCAGGTGAATATGGATGTGACCAGTCCGCCAACCATGGTATTGCCTTCGGCCAGGGAGCCAGGACATGTGGGAGCAATTCAGCGATTACATGCTTTGGAGAGTGCCAAGATTTTCAACCTGGCTTGGAGTCAGGCGCGGATTTCCGTTGCAGAGGAGGTAGGGGCCTGTTTCACTGTGAGGAATTTCGAAGGCGGTGAAAAAGTCAAGGTAACTGTTTTCGAAGCAAAACCTGGGGGTGAGTGGCAGGAGGTTGACCGTCTGTTTGGGACACTACCTGATGGCTCAGGATATTGCCAGCTTCCTTGGCAACGTGAGGAAAAAGAGGTGGCGCAAGATCTTATCATGGACGAAGTGGCGGGTGACCAACGTCCCCTGATATACGCATTTAAGGTAGCTATTAACGGCGTCATGTCAGAGATGTCACCGCAATTGAATCTGTGTGCAGATATTCAGTTTTCAGTCGAGGATGAAAGTGGCCATTCTCTGGAAGACGGTGCCGAGGTTCGCCTTACGGATGCTGAAGGCCAACAGCACTTTTCACAGGTAAAAAAGGGAATAGCTCTGTTTGAACGCGTTATTATCGGTCCTTGGCAGCTTCATCTGGACACCGACAACCTGATCATTGAAAGAGGAGGACAGCCATGAACGCAAGAGCCTTTGTTCCCACCGCCAGTCCCGTCTTTCGACCTGGCTGTTTCAAGAAAAGATATCAGTTTAAAGTCAGGCATTTGTTTCCTCCGGTGATTGTCAACCTGAGAGAAGATGCCAATCCTGCCCTTGATTCTAACGCCCGCGATCACCTCAGGCCGGAGGAAATCCGCTATTTTAAAGAGAATGGCAATAATGTCGTCATTTTTATTCACGGATTCAATGTTGAATACGGACAATATTCACATCATGTCGAGCTGTCCCAGTGGGGTTTTGATACAATTCGCAATCGCCCCATGGAGCCGAAGATAATTTATTCTTCGAGGCCCGCTAACACTTACCGTGATTTAGGAGTTCTCAAAAATCAATATGCCCATTGGCAGGTTGAGAATCCAAACCTATTTAACGATATTGCCATGGCGGACCTTAATGGCACAGGCGCCCATGCCTGGTATCTTCATATGGAAGACAACCTCAATCGCGCTACTGGCCAATTTGACAGGACCAACTATCAAAAATACTCTCGCATGATCCATCTGGCTTGGTCCGGCGATGTTTTTGCTCTCGACTACATGGCTGCTGAAACCACTGCCAATAAAGCGGGATTCGGATTGGTGCGTCTGGTCGATCAGCTAGTCTCAGAGGGCATTTCTGTTAACATCATTGCACACAGCCTCGGCAATCGTGTGCTGCTAGTAGCCATGAATATACTGGGGCAGATGCCCGGACGTCATGAGAGTATTGCCCACGCTTTTATGTGGCAGCCTGCCGTGCCTGATACGGCCCTGTCCAATGATCCTGAAAAGGATACGAGTGTGC
The sequence above is a segment of the Desulfuromonas sp. KJ2020 genome. Coding sequences within it:
- a CDS encoding alpha/beta hydrolase — translated: MNARAFVPTASPVFRPGCFKKRYQFKVRHLFPPVIVNLREDANPALDSNARDHLRPEEIRYFKENGNNVVIFIHGFNVEYGQYSHHVELSQWGFDTIRNRPMEPKIIYSSRPANTYRDLGVLKNQYAHWQVENPNLFNDIAMADLNGTGAHAWYLHMEDNLNRATGQFDRTNYQKYSRMIHLAWSGDVFALDYMAAETTANKAGFGLVRLVDQLVSEGISVNIIAHSLGNRVLLVAMNILGQMPGRHESIAHAFMWQPAVPDTALSNDPEKDTSVLRNWNFVHAHRAAKKIVVLYSSQDNILGPYQDKDSRREDWEAGQHGEARSGQIGGIYRIATSAGVPGTQLFYAPWSVSALYARNLLKDNLPKIEQALYEEIAKDTNGLFNESHIPIWPPKVLPALGALIYLCHMSRELADDAMKTFRALARADYEVKKPRPAMGYGGPAMEDRFMRRLYSDGKLIPVDQSRWLFDHSGMKIPSDLLFEKVYKEEIVERMKRSTGFGSF
- the tssK gene encoding type VI secretion system baseplate subunit TssK, whose amino-acid sequence is MNKVVWAEGLFLSQQHFQAWDSQRERAQHMLQSLLNPFCWGVISLAIDQEALSLGRFQLLEARILFQDGRLAEYHSSVDEPLSCELKAPAGEPLAIYLAVPSNQHVAGISGYPQRNQASGWLANYRDLEDSFDASRKREILLAKPNLHLLSGEQATQPFLRLKIAEVIHDGDHHYRLTEGFIPPVCRIAASPVLLQRLGRMVDSLNAKRKQIEQTRAGCDGGSAQFAKADPGSDNLLRNLNMAIPQLRHLHQNPDLHPEQLYRLLCQSLGAFCTHHSELTIDFIPPYNQEELTLIFQRLEGMLTSLLEIKSTSKPSSLDLERESSSLLCCHEIPEAVFSQHTFFLEALYESDDPNWITDFARQVKVTPRSVIETVVATALPGVRLIHTQRPPAKLSTRSGYEYFRLEARGDFWAQIKTEGTLAIYLPHLFSTADVKLVTVEE
- the tssJ gene encoding type VI secretion system lipoprotein TssJ: MNKNHSMIVFLLAVLTACLLGGCSAPKVKVSLSSTATLNMNEHKEALPVVVRIYQLRDNKAFESATFDELWKSETSVLGNQLLRKEILTLDPASQQKLEIERHDQAQFVGVMAAFHNQADNNWRVIKRADRSFLWIDLSTNLEALLQDNSLRLVN
- a CDS encoding type VI secretion system Vgr family protein; this translates as MEAMAHQSRLQVRVGSKMFPVVALVGKETFSEPFVFRLTVVFAEDERLASLLGDSAELMMKSTDGLERRVNGVVSAAKQTAASEDGQSIGELTLASRLASLQRRTDCRLIVGLTLPEIVEQTLCRHGIPQSSLHTHWSRNYHVRSATLQAQESDFDFLSRLCSQQGIFFWSESVEGDELIHLADHDQDFTFLSRPPLRYRQAPTPVTDGLAAASDAIVSLSLSASLTPERFIVHDVCENQPGESLEGQSLAQAAERTGQKTVDVRFGVGALHVEEAEHAALVRSQQAVRQAMELRLSSHAADLQIGCLVHIEADECGAGISGDYLITAIEHQASQAAGLGLGGENDCPYTNTVTLIPRGTPWRRTWLSHPHLPMTFSARIESRQETPLIDESGRYRYRQVASGEVGSPGENSAFVRRLQPYVSGGRNETAGWHTPLHDQAEVLVSCLNNDPDRPMIVGSLPNPDTPSVVNGEEPWLNRLLTAADNELCFSDRRDASAITLRTFAGQNMLHLDAALAEHRLRLASEQGLVTFYAKKTQHIHSGDTFTEKVGQDRVQTAKNSHATRTKNGKIHYQSARDAHLQAAAGIQLQAGSHIEARCREDLGLDIEQSTRINVQHGNAVIRVNSGTLTVQAGQAIDIKGNGGGLITIGQNGGGIEMAPNGDVTLFGKAISFKTGGRVSLNGQVNMDVTSPPTMVLPSAREPGHVGAIQRLHALESAKIFNLAWSQARISVAEEVGACFTVRNFEGGEKVKVTVFEAKPGGEWQEVDRLFGTLPDGSGYCQLPWQREEKEVAQDLIMDEVAGDQRPLIYAFKVAINGVMSEMSPQLNLCADIQFSVEDESGHSLEDGAEVRLTDAEGQQHFSQVKKGIALFERVIIGPWQLHLDTDNLIIERGGQP
- the icmH gene encoding type IVB secretion system protein IcmH/DotU, which translates into the protein MQTQSRTAPHNPLLQCCEVLFSLVAPLKNDQKAATLDDSFRERILAEFAAMEKKTFDLQIGMVEQKDARYAMAAFIDEMVLSSTWPGRLQWMAKPLQLDFFGEHTAGEGFFTRLTNLRQGGEENLHLLELYYYCLQLGFEGAYKVKGLEKLMALQVDLRSQIDGYRGQPPRQLAPVGLPGHALINRMRRQVPYWVIAVVTISVIFFTYIGYSLVSGNMAQASVDHIQQQQKTVFKRSSALY
- a CDS encoding type VI secretion system-associated FHA domain protein, with translation MLNCAISGRHKTLNRPVEVKSSAESALLAVCGGLARLIEGQRRFSVEFGLPHSRVFSHEAASLGQTEFEQVLLGWLNDKEEGQKNLSGVLHDLIAHQLALHGALDGVAKESLEKLSPASIRSRTFSLFGWRPFAWLSYSRLHRNYRENDYLRHQELIVSGFVKEYIAYRNRLATPLPVQ